From one Solanum stenotomum isolate F172 chromosome 12, ASM1918654v1, whole genome shotgun sequence genomic stretch:
- the LOC125846811 gene encoding protein SRG1-like, which translates to MINMEENNFAKLGGSLPVPSVQQLAKGSPENVPARYLRDDDQLLLVPPMMKFDHYNIPIINMESLLRSDEFEFNKLDSACREWGFFQVINHGVSGTLVEKVKKDTQDFFNLPLEEKEMLKQADGDMDGYGQAFVVSEDQKLDWADMFFLTTLPTQFRKQHIFPHLPQPFRGTVELYAVELKNLALKMIDFLAKALNMDEEYIMELFEEGMQSMRMNYYPPCPQPDKVIGLTPHSDAVGLTILLQLNQMEGLQIKKDGMWIPISPLPDAFVINIGDVMEIVTNGAYRSIEHRAVVNSEKERLSIATFYSTKLDGQIGPAPSIISAENPAKFRSIGAIDYFRGLFARKLDKKSYLDAMRIGNSENPVS; encoded by the exons atgataaatatggaAGAGAATAATTTTGCTAAGCTAGGGGGATCTTTGCCTGTACCAAGTGTTCAACAACTGGCCAAAGGCTCACCGGAAAATGTCCCGGCGCGTTACCTGAGAGATGATGATCAACTACTTCTTGTTCCTCCGATGATGAAATTTGATCATTATAATATCCCAATCATCAACATGGAAAGCTTGCTTCGTAGCGATGAATTCGAATTCAACAAGCTTGATTCTGCTTGCAGAGAATGGGGATTTTTTCAG GTGATAAATCATGGAGTGAGTGGTACACTAGTAGAGAAAGTGAAGAAGGATACTCAAGATTTCTTCAACCTCCCACTAGAAGAAAAGGAAATGTTGAAACAAGCGGATGGTGATATGGATGGTTATGGACAAGCTTTTGTTGTTTCTGAGGACCAAAAACTTGATTGGGCTGATATGTTTTTCTTGACAACTCTCCCTACTCAATTCAGAAAACAACATATCTTCCCCCACCTCCCTCAACCATTTAG AGGAACAGTGGAACTATATGCAGTTGAACTGAAAAACCTGGCTTTAAAGATGATTGATTTTCTAGCAAAAGCATTGAATATGGATGAAGAATACATAATGGAACTGTTTGAAGAAGGGATGCAATCAATGAGGATGAATTACTATCCGCCATGTCCACAACCAGACAAAGTGATAGGACTTACTCCTCATTCAGATGCTGTTGGCCTCACTATTCTCCTTCAACTAAACCAAATGGAAGGACTTCAAATCAAGAAAGATGGCATGTGGATTCCTATTAGTCCTCTTCCTGATGCCTTCGTTATCAACATTGGTGATGTCATGGAG ATAGTGACAAATGGAGCCTACCGTAGCATTGAGCACAGAGCAGTGGTTAACAGCGAAAAGGAAAGACTCTCAATTGCAACATTTTACAGCACAAAACTTGATGGACAAATTGGTCCTGCTCCGAGTATCATTTCTGCTGAAAATCCAGCAAAGTTCAGAAGTATTGGAGCTATAGATTATTTCAGAGGTTTATTTGCTCGTAAACTTGATAAGAAATCATACTTAGATGCTATGAGAATTGGAAATTCTGAAAATCCAGTAAGTTGA